A stretch of the Desulfobacter sp. genome encodes the following:
- a CDS encoding Nif3-like dinuclear metal center hexameric protein, whose protein sequence is MPCVKNIIGVLNQIAPFELAETWDNSGLQAGDPSWPVHKIMVGLDVTLAGLKAAEKLNCDMFISHHPLVMTPEKSIDFGRMPGAAVCFCAQKKIAVVSAHTNLDKAHDGLNDYFARVINIPCDSPFYADDAKDIQEPFRTGLGRIGVLDNPISVGQLADQIKKRLNIPALRVAGDMDKMVRSIALCTGSGGSLTSFFLDSSAEVYITGDLKYHEARDIETRGKTAIDVGHFASEHIVVDLLKNHLDRALTARGDKIKIYGFNKEKDPFKII, encoded by the coding sequence ATTCCCTGTGTAAAAAATATCATCGGAGTTCTTAACCAAATAGCCCCCTTTGAATTGGCTGAAACCTGGGATAATTCAGGACTTCAGGCCGGCGATCCCTCCTGGCCTGTCCATAAGATTATGGTGGGTTTGGATGTGACCTTGGCAGGTCTGAAAGCAGCTGAAAAATTAAATTGTGATATGTTCATCAGCCATCATCCCCTGGTGATGACCCCTGAAAAATCCATTGATTTTGGACGAATGCCGGGTGCTGCCGTTTGTTTTTGTGCCCAGAAAAAAATCGCCGTGGTGTCTGCCCATACCAACCTGGACAAGGCCCATGACGGGCTGAATGATTATTTTGCCAGGGTGATCAATATTCCCTGCGATTCCCCTTTTTATGCGGATGATGCCAAGGATATCCAGGAACCCTTTCGTACCGGTCTTGGACGGATCGGGGTGCTGGACAATCCCATCTCCGTTGGCCAATTGGCCGACCAGATAAAAAAGAGGCTCAACATACCTGCCCTGCGCGTGGCCGGAGACATGGACAAGATGGTCCGGTCCATTGCCCTCTGCACAGGGTCCGGCGGTTCTTTAACCTCCTTTTTTCTCGACTCTTCAGCCGAGGTCTACATCACAGGAGATCTCAAATATCATGAGGCCAGGGATATTGAGACCCGGGGGAAAACAGCCATTGATGTGGGGCATTTTGCCTCTGAGCATATTGTTGTTGATCTATTAAAAAATCACCTGGACAGAGCATTGACAGCCAGGGGAGATAAGATAAAAATCTACGGATTTAATAAAGAAAAAGATCCATTTAAAATCATTTGA
- a CDS encoding nucleotide-binding protein, translated as MSKPDIATLVKLQEAETEIVRLRDVLEHVEKKKNKLASRLKQFETALKENREDFERASKSCRDNELEIQIVDERIIKSNETLRNVKTNKEYQVLLREVDDNKKRKDALETELLELMDEKEKSQTIAEESQKEYQLLDEQIRAEQAEIEKQSTEDRHLLDDFLEQQENIGQSLDTRLMERFRRISKMNQGSAVTRVSDEVCLGCFMNIPPQMYIEVQRGEDLISCPQCSRILYYENKD; from the coding sequence ATGTCAAAACCAGATATTGCCACCCTTGTTAAACTCCAGGAAGCTGAAACGGAAATTGTCAGGCTTCGGGATGTGCTCGAACATGTCGAGAAAAAGAAAAACAAGCTGGCATCCAGGCTCAAACAGTTTGAAACTGCCCTGAAAGAGAACCGGGAAGATTTTGAAAGGGCCAGTAAATCCTGCCGGGACAACGAACTGGAGATCCAGATTGTTGATGAACGGATTATAAAGAGCAACGAGACACTTCGCAATGTGAAAACAAACAAGGAATATCAGGTGCTGCTCAGGGAAGTGGATGATAATAAGAAACGAAAAGATGCCTTGGAAACCGAACTGCTTGAACTGATGGATGAAAAAGAAAAATCCCAAACCATTGCTGAAGAAAGCCAAAAAGAATACCAGCTTTTAGACGAGCAGATCCGGGCCGAGCAGGCGGAGATTGAAAAGCAGTCCACTGAAGACAGGCACCTTTTGGACGATTTCCTTGAACAGCAGGAAAATATTGGCCAGAGCCTGGATACCCGACTGATGGAACGGTTCAGGAGAATTTCAAAAATGAACCAGGGTTCCGCTGTGACCCGGGTGAGTGACGAGGTCTGTCTGGGATGCTTCATGAATATTCCTCCCCAGATGTATATTGAAGTGCAAAGAGGAGAGGATCTGATTTCCTGTCCCCAGTGCAGCCGGATCCTATACTATGAAAATAAAGATTAA